One genomic window of Vibrio rhizosphaerae includes the following:
- a CDS encoding type IV pilus twitching motility protein PilT: MDISTLLALSVKHNASDLHLSASHPPMLRIDGELRKLECENLSSQMVLSLTESMMTEAQQEQSRCTLEVDWCYQSEHGRFRVNRFVQSRGYAAVMRYIPSDIPTLQSLATPDIVSEMCRYRQGLVLVTGATGSGKSTTLAAMVDAINRRDTKHIMTIEDPVEFIHHSRQSLVHHREIGRDSGSFAEALRAALRADPDVLLIGELRDPETIRLALTAAETGHLVLATLHTRSAAQSIDRIIDVFPADEQNRVRMVLAESLQAIIAQRLLPQVGGGRVGCYEVLIATSAVRNLIRENRLPQIESVMQAGAGRGMRTMMQDRQRLLQLGRIVPNVD, encoded by the coding sequence ATGGATATCTCAACATTGTTGGCTCTTAGTGTAAAACATAACGCTTCTGATCTACATCTTTCTGCCAGCCATCCGCCTATGTTACGGATAGATGGCGAGTTGAGAAAGTTGGAATGTGAAAATTTATCCAGTCAAATGGTTCTGTCTTTGACGGAATCAATGATGACCGAGGCGCAGCAGGAACAGTCCCGATGCACCCTGGAAGTAGACTGGTGTTATCAGAGTGAGCATGGCCGCTTCCGGGTAAACCGCTTTGTGCAAAGCCGTGGGTATGCTGCGGTGATGCGCTATATTCCGAGTGACATTCCGACGCTGCAATCTCTCGCTACACCGGATATTGTTAGCGAGATGTGCCGTTATCGTCAGGGGCTGGTACTGGTGACCGGGGCAACCGGCTCCGGCAAATCAACGACCTTGGCTGCGATGGTGGATGCCATCAACCGTCGGGATACCAAGCATATTATGACGATTGAAGATCCAGTGGAATTTATCCATCACTCCCGGCAATCTTTAGTGCATCACAGGGAGATCGGGCGTGACAGTGGCTCTTTTGCTGAAGCATTGCGGGCGGCACTGAGAGCCGATCCGGATGTATTGTTGATCGGTGAATTACGGGACCCGGAAACCATTCGGTTAGCGCTGACCGCAGCGGAAACCGGGCACTTGGTTCTGGCGACACTGCATACCCGTAGTGCTGCTCAATCGATTGACCGAATCATTGATGTTTTCCCGGCGGATGAGCAAAACCGAGTCCGAATGGTACTCGCCGAGTCGCTGCAAGCGATCATTGCCCAACGATTATTACCTCAGGTCGGTGGTGGCCGGGTCGGTTGTTATGAAGTTTTGATTGCGACCTCGGCGGTGCGAAATTTAATTCGGGAAAACCGACTGCCTCAGATTGAGTCAGTGATGCAAGCGGGAGCGGGGCGGGGAATGAGAACAATGATGCAAGATCGTCAGCGACTATTACAGCTCGGCCGTATTGTGCCAAACGTGGATTAA
- the ruvX gene encoding Holliday junction resolvase RuvX: MSKTIMAFDYGTKSIGSAIGQEITGTASPLKAFPAKDGIPRWEDIEKQIEEWKPDLIIVGLPTDLHGKDLATITPRAKKFANRLHGRFGVPVELHDERLSTTEARSTLFEHGGFRALKKGNIDCQSAVIILESWFEAQWG; this comes from the coding sequence ATGTCCAAGACAATCATGGCCTTTGATTATGGCACCAAGAGTATCGGCAGCGCGATCGGTCAGGAAATTACCGGTACGGCTTCTCCTTTGAAGGCATTTCCGGCCAAAGATGGCATTCCGAGATGGGAAGATATCGAAAAGCAGATTGAGGAATGGAAGCCGGACCTGATCATCGTCGGCTTACCGACGGATTTACACGGCAAAGACTTAGCCACCATAACCCCGCGAGCCAAAAAATTTGCCAATCGCCTGCATGGCCGTTTCGGTGTACCGGTTGAGCTGCATGACGAACGTTTATCTACCACCGAAGCGCGCAGTACTCTCTTTGAGCACGGTGGTTTTCGGGCCTTGAAGAAAGGCAATATTGACTGTCAGTCAGCCGTGATCATTCTGGAAAGTTGGTTTGAAGCACAGTGGGGGTGA
- a CDS encoding YggS family pyridoxal phosphate-dependent enzyme codes for MSTIAQNIQHIMSDIEQVQKKCERTRDSVLLLAVSKTKPVEAIAEAIQAGQLAFGENYVQEGVEKVQYFNQNAPDTPLEWHFIGPIQSNKTRLVAEHFAWVHTIDREKIAQRLNDQRPAGMPPLQVLIQVNTSGEDSKSGAGEQEIFQLAALISALPNLTLRGLMSIPENVPDYDAQLAAFQQLAALKIKLQEIYPEVDTLSMGMSGDMDAAIAAGSTIVRIGTAIFGARDYSNN; via the coding sequence ATGAGTACGATTGCACAAAACATTCAACATATCATGTCAGACATCGAGCAGGTTCAAAAAAAATGTGAACGTACTCGAGACTCTGTCCTGTTGCTGGCAGTCAGCAAAACCAAACCCGTCGAGGCGATCGCTGAAGCGATTCAAGCCGGACAACTTGCTTTCGGTGAAAACTATGTGCAGGAAGGTGTCGAAAAAGTACAGTATTTCAACCAGAATGCACCAGATACCCCTTTAGAATGGCACTTTATCGGCCCGATACAGTCCAATAAGACGCGTCTGGTTGCAGAGCACTTTGCATGGGTTCATACCATTGATCGAGAGAAAATTGCACAACGTCTCAACGATCAACGCCCCGCCGGAATGCCACCGCTTCAAGTGCTGATTCAGGTCAATACCAGCGGCGAAGACTCAAAGTCGGGCGCCGGCGAGCAAGAGATTTTTCAACTGGCAGCATTGATTTCTGCACTGCCCAACCTCACGTTAAGAGGATTAATGTCGATTCCGGAAAATGTGCCGGACTATGACGCTCAACTGGCCGCGTTTCAACAATTGGCCGCCCTGAAAATAAAACTACAAGAAATCTATCCCGAAGTGGATACGCTTTCCATGGGAATGAGTGGAGATATGGACGCTGCGATTGCAGCAGGTAGTACCATCGTCAGAATCGGAACCGCCATTTTTGGTGCCCGAGATTATTCAAACAACTGA
- the proC gene encoding pyrroline-5-carboxylate reductase: protein MEQRKIAFIGAGNMAKAIIAGVVGSGYPATQITATAPTDRHLLPLANDYGIRTSHDNHQAVQQADVVVLAVKPQLMADVCRHFQDIDWSQKLVISIAAGITCQRLSEMLNASNLSLIRVMPNTPSLINQGMSGLFATASVTEADQAFTTALFQSVGEVCWVSQESQINAIIAAAGSAPAYFFLFMEAMQKEAIAQGFDAETARLLVQQSAVGAAAIVKANPDTDLTTLREQVTSKGGTTAEAIRTFNEHDLAEVVAQAMQAAVKRAEAMEKQF, encoded by the coding sequence ATGGAACAAAGAAAGATTGCCTTCATCGGTGCCGGAAATATGGCAAAAGCAATCATTGCAGGAGTAGTCGGTAGCGGCTATCCCGCCACACAAATCACAGCGACAGCCCCGACAGACCGGCATTTGTTACCACTGGCGAACGATTATGGTATTCGGACATCACACGATAACCATCAAGCCGTCCAGCAAGCCGATGTGGTTGTCCTTGCTGTAAAACCACAATTGATGGCTGATGTTTGTCGCCACTTTCAGGATATCGACTGGTCCCAAAAACTAGTGATTTCTATTGCTGCCGGCATCACTTGTCAGCGTCTGAGCGAGATGCTCAATGCGTCAAATCTCAGTCTGATCCGCGTGATGCCCAATACACCATCTCTGATCAATCAAGGGATGAGCGGGTTATTTGCGACCGCATCCGTGACCGAGGCCGATCAAGCGTTTACGACCGCACTGTTTCAGTCCGTCGGAGAAGTCTGCTGGGTCAGTCAGGAATCACAGATCAATGCGATTATTGCCGCTGCCGGTAGTGCGCCCGCCTATTTTTTCCTCTTCATGGAAGCGATGCAAAAAGAAGCAATTGCCCAAGGGTTTGATGCTGAAACGGCTCGTCTGTTGGTTCAGCAAAGTGCCGTTGGCGCGGCCGCTATCGTCAAAGCCAATCCGGATACAGATTTAACCACACTCAGAGAACAAGTCACTTCAAAAGGAGGAACCACAGCGGAAGCTATCCGTACTTTCAATGAACACGATCTTGCTGAAGTGGTTGCACAAGCAATGCAAGCTGCGGTAAAACGTGCCGAAGCGATGGAAAAACAATTTTAA